The following are encoded together in the Enterobacteriaceae endosymbiont of Plateumaris sericea genome:
- the rpsU gene encoding 30S ribosomal protein S21 translates to MPVIKVRENEPFDLVLRRFKRSCEKAGILSEVRRREFYEKPTTERKRAKASAAKRHAKKITRENLKRIRLY, encoded by the coding sequence ATGCCAGTAATTAAAGTTCGTGAAAATGAACCATTTGATTTAGTTTTAAGAAGATTTAAACGTTCTTGTGAAAAAGCAGGTATTTTATCTGAAGTTAGACGTAGAGAATTTTATGAAAAACCTACAACAGAAAGAAAAAGAGCTAAAGCATCAGCTGCTAAAAGGCATGCTAAAAAAATAACAAGAGAAAATTTAAAAAGAATTCGTTTATATTAA